aactgaattgattattatatttgagGTTTTACGACTTACCTGTGTattatttatcactttcaaCGCATTTGAAATTAACATTGTATCTTGCAGGGTGGGCAGGGTGACGCTGTACAATGTTCCACTGGAACTCAGTCATCAAGACTTGGCCCAGGTTCTGGTAACTCTTTGAGGATGGCTGCAAACAAGGGTCTCTATCTGGAAGATGGAACCCATCAAGAAAAGTACTCGATAACCACTAATGTTGATACATCCACTTCTAAGCATGAGTCTCTAAACAAGAAATTTGCTAGCACATCGGACCAGAAGCCACTGAAGGTTCGAATCAAAATGGGTCCAGATAATTTATCAACACGGAAAAATGCTGCGATATACAGTGAAATTGGTCTGGATGtgtcaccatcatcatcactgGATGACAGTCCCTCAGAAAGTGAGGGGATTTCTCGTGATCCTCATGAAACTCCTTTTGAATCTCCAACCATTATCCTTCAGGTGAATTATCTTTTGGCATTTGGATTATCCTTTATTATAGTCATTATTGATCTTGGtgagtttaattgaatattttatggTGTCTCGGAACAGATTATGACCGACCTCCCTCAGCTATTGTCACCACTTTCTGAAAGTATCATTGAATTAACCATAAAGGAAATGCGTGCCAAAGATAGCATTCCTGGTCTTGTTCATATGGATGATGCAGAAAGTTTTGACATGTCACTAAATGAATCTAATAATGTGAAAGTAGATAGAAAATTGTCACGGGGAAATGGTAGGAAAATGAAATCTCTGGAGGGTTGTGAATCCTCAATGGAAGTCAAGGGTTCTACAAAGAAGAATGGTCGGATTGATGCTGGAGTGTTGTCAAGAAAGGAACAAAGTACAGATGCATCAACTATGGAGGAGCTAGTTTCAAATACTATGAAGCTTCCACTTTTATCCAGTTCATATTCTTTCAGTGATGACTTGGTTAGGGCTGATGATGAGCCGTGTGACTCTTTGAAGGAAACCCACAAAGTTATGGTGAGGGAGAAAACCTTCTCTGGTCAGGGTCAAAAGGAAGGGCTGGAGCCAACATCTACTGAGGTGAATGGGTTTTCTGAAAGGACGAAGGGAAGCTCAAGAAGAAAAGTTGTGGGAGATAAGGTTCCTTTTGATGACTATATAGTGAAAGAAAATTCTCAAGGAGATAATAATTGCCACTCAATAATGGCTGAATCGAACGTTTCCAAAGTTAGGACAGCATCAAACACTGAAGAGCCTCCTAAGAAGGCTAATCAGAGAGGTAGCCTATCTGAACAAGACAGTATGGCAATACCTGTTGTGACAGAACATCCTGTTCAGGTTGGTAAGAAGAAGGCAAAGGGAAGTCATGACACCGTGGTTAtggaaagggaaaaagaaaagatcggATCTTCTTCGGCTCCTAAAACAAAAAGGAGTTCTGATGATAGTTCTGCATCaaaaaatgagaatgaagatGTTAGAGCACAAAAGAGTCTTGGAAAGACTCGAGATACATACAGAGATTTCTTTGGAGAATTGGAAGATGAGGAGGACAGAATCGATTCGCTAGAGACCCCATTTGAAGAAAAACCAAAGGAACCTGAGGTGGCTGAGAGGAGTGCACCTACAACTAGTTCTGGAGCAAAGGAGAGACCAGGTGCTAAGAAAGCTGATAAGCTGTTAACAGCTGAAATATACCCTAAATCAGCCACAAATATTTGGTGCACTGGAAATGCAAATGGTACCGATGCTGAGAGTGGAAAAGGGATTCCTGTAATGATACCTCCTGTTGAGATGGAAGATAATTGGGTGCAATGTGACAGATGTCATAAATGGCGTCTTCTTCCTGTTGGAACAAATCCTGATAACCTACCCGAAAAGTGGCTATGTAGTATGCTTAATTGGCTGTAAGTTCTGTTTCAGTGGCTAAATGTTTTATTCTccataatcaaattattaattccttgtATGGACGAACTTATCCACTAGCACTTATAGGAGAATAAAATAGGAAGGTAAAATACTCACAAGTTAATATCAGCTTATGCACATTAGCTATTATAGAAACACTCTTAACTAACTTATCCAGAAGCTGAAGGgcataagttgattttaactCATGTAGAACTTTGATTCGTTTAAGTTTCTCCAAacagggcctaatattaacgaGTTTGTCAGTTGGAACTAGCCCTGCACTTTTAAGGTTGGGGCGTGGTCTTGAATTTTGGAGGTTTGATACCCCAGCAGGCCACCTATCCTCCCCTACCATGCATTTGAACATCCAAAATCTCCcttcagaaagaaaaaatatgtattagggAAACTAAATTGCTTGTTAACCTATATGGAAACTTCTTACATGGTCATAATGGATAATTAACATTGCATGCATAACTATGCAGGCCGGACATGAATCGGTGTAGCTTTAGCGAGGATGAAACCACTAAAGCACTTATTGCATTATACCAAGGACCTCCTTTTGATGGTCAAAGCAACCTGCAAAATGTCTCTGGCAGTGTTATGGTGGGAGGAGCCATGCCAACATCCCAGAATCCTAACCAGTACCAGCTAAATAATGATGTGCATGTGGCACCTGGGGggaagaaaaagtttgtgaaggAGATACCAAATTctacaaataaagaaaacttttcTCAATCCTCATATCCTATGAAGAAAAACTTCACGTCAGCAGTGAAAAGTAGGAGTTTAAATGATGTGAACAAATCTCCTGTCATGAGTGAGGCTGATGTTCCATCAGAGAAACACAAAAATAAGCACAGGACGCAGGAGCACAGTTCTGACAGAGGTAACTTGAACTGCACattcatttttgtttgtctGCTCAGTATTAACTAAAGTGTTGATGTTCAAAGACCTGGTAAATTTCTCTGTTATCATCATTTCTGGAATTTTGTTCTCAGGTGATACAAAGAATATGAAGGTCAAAAGCAGGAGGGATCATGATCAAGATTTTCCTAGGCCATCCAAGAAATCTAAGACTGACAAGGCTCATTCTACCAATGAAGAGTGGGTAGAACAGAGTGGAACTACTAGGAAGGTGGGTGTTCAAAGTTCAAATAGCACTTTTCCAACTACTTCAGTTGGCAAAGATCGACCAAGACAGAAATCCCACTCTTCTTCAAGGGACTCCAAATCAAGAAAAGACAGGATTCCAGTTTCTGCTGAAAACACAAGAGATAAAGGTCAGGGTTCGTTGGATGAGGGATCTCTGGATCTGGGGAATTGTGATTCAATTGGTAGTGTGAAAAAAAGGAAACTGAAGGGATATCAGGATGCTATAACTTACAGCCCAGGTAATCCTCGCATACAGGAGAGCAAAACTTCTGAGCATGATTTCAGTGATTcaaggaaggaaaagaaggcaAAAAGTTCAAAATCTGGAGGCAAAGAATCAAGTACCAGTAAAGGTAGTGGTAGAACTGACAAAAAAGTTAGTCATGCAAAGAACCAGAAATTCAGGCAAAACCCTGAGAGCAGTCTGTCACAGCGGAGCTTGGATGGCATGGACTGTTCAAAAAGGGACTTGGGGTCTTTACAGGTTTCTGTTGCTGCCACTTCAAGCTCTTCTAAGGTTTCTGGCTCTCACAAAACCAAAGCCAGCTTCCAGGAAGTGAAGGGCTCACCAGTGGAATCAGTGTCTTCATCACCCATCCGAGTTTTAAATCCTGATAAGCTTTCAAACAAGGAAATTATAGGGAAAGATGATTCACGTGATGTTGCTGCTTTGGATAGTCCAAGAAGATGCTCAAATCGTGATGATGATGGTGGAAGTGATCGATCTGGAACGGCCAGGAAGGATAAATCTTTCACCATTGCCAACAGGCCAGATTTTCAGGACAAGGGTGTTAATTTTTCTGATACTAAGCTTAAAGCTGAAACAACCAGCTATTGTACAAATGGTGGTGTTGACACCATAGTCCCAGATGGGACCTATGCAGGCAAAGAGCATATTAAACATCCAGGTGAAGATAAAACTGATGTTTATCATGCTAATATGTCTCATACAAGGAAGAATGGCATAGAATCAGGTTTGGAGGACAACAATGACGGCTGTAAGTCAGAGTCCCATGCAGATAAGGTCAAGAATGCTAGTTCTTCAAGTCAACTGAAAAATCAGTCTCCTCTAGGTGAGACAAAGCATAAGGATGGAAAAAATAAGTTGCAGGAGAAGTTTGGGATCAAGCCTGACCAAAGTGAGAATATACACGGTGTCAAGAAAGATTATGCAGAGAAAATTGAGGCTAGGAAAAAAGAGAATCACTTAAATCGAGGTCATGACTTTCAAGATGTTAGTGTGGATGTCCTTTGCAAACAGGATGCATTTCATGCTCCCCCACAGACTCAGTTGCCAGACTCGGATAGATCCACAAAGAGGTCTCTGTTGGAAAGAACTGGTGATCAAGAAGTGCATGGAAAAGGGAAGCTGTTGTCATCATTGCCATCTGAAGGATCTCAAGTTGAGACATCGGGCCGATGCCCACGACCAGTTGGTTTACATAAAGGAAATGGTGATGTTGAAGTTGACCCTTCCAAAGTTGATGATGTGTCAAAGCTGCCAAAAAGGCAATCGAAAAAGACTGATCATCAAAATGGAAATCAGCAAACTGGTTCAAGAAATCCTGTACTTAATGGTCACAGGTCGAAGGAGCTTGATGCCCCTAGCCCAGTTAGAAGGGATTCTTACAGCCATGCTGCTAACAATGCTGTGAAAGAAGCTAAAGATCTTAAGCATCTGGCTGATCGTCTTAAGGTTTTTATGCTGTCCCTTTTAGACTATTATGATTTTGCTCTTCTTGATGCctattttactaattttggGTTTGATCATACAGCATTCTGGATCCACTGGTGAGAGCACTAGTCTTTACTTCCAGGCAGCCCTCAAATTTCTTCACGGAGCCTCTCTGTTAGAATCTGGCAACAGTGATAATTCTAAACACAGTGAGATGattcaatcaaaacaaatgTATAGTAGCACTGCAAAATTGTGCGAGTAAGTCAACGATTTTTTTTATAGTCAtggttatatatgttttaaatatcatattttgtttaaagtACCCATTGAAATATTCTTTCCTTTACCTATTGTTTTATTAGGTTGCAAGCATGCCTTCAAACCTCATTATTGTACTTGGCATGATTATATCTTTCAGTTGATTATATGTTGTATATCATTgccttaaataattgattttttgtatAATGCCATCCAATATATTCTTTATATAGGTTTTGTGCCCACGAATATGAGAAATCAAAAGACATGGCTTCAGCTGCACTAGCCTACAAATGCATGGAGGTAGCATATATGAGGGTAGTATATTCTTCACACACTAGTGCAAGCAGAGATCGGCATGAGTTGCACAATACACTGCAAATGATTCCTCTTGGTAATGAATTAGTTGATTTTCACTGTATACGCATGatgcaattttctttctttctgaaGTCCTCAGTTTCTTTGGATTTGTCCTATATCATAACAAATCCCATCTCCGTTTTTATGCATTGGCAAATAAGTGTTAAATATTCTGGTAGTTTTGTAAAGTATCATGTCACATTCATTATAATAGATTATCTGAACATTGTCCATTTGACTAGCATTCTGTATGGTTTGATCATGGATACATATCCTCTTTGGTGGTTTGTAATTTCGGGATGGGGGTAGGGAGGCACGTTTGGTAGAGTTTACATGGAGCTAATTTGGACTTTATGAGGATGGCTTATGGCATTATAagctgtttttattttttttcaagtttcttGGAGAAACTTGAAAAATTAAGCTCTATCCAGTCAGCTTCAAAGTCCAAATTTACTGATAAGCTCTCATGGGATGAGCTCTTAACttttgataataattattttgcttGCTAAATGTACCCTTAATCCATGAATAATAGAAGGGAAAACAGAAGTTAGATATGGTTCATTTTGTGGATACAGAcaagtctaaattttattttcctttcatcGCATTAATGAACTACTGTTTCTCTTTCTCAGGAGTGTCATTGGCATCGTAATGATGAAATTTGAGTAGATTAATCCTGATCTCTCTTTTGTTTTGAACCTTGTTTCTTTTGTTAGGTGAGTCTCCATCGTCATCTGCCTCTGATGTTGACAATGTTAACAACTCTACAGCTGCTGAAAAGGTTGTCACCATATCTAAGAGTGTCAATTCGCCCCAAGTAGCTGGAAACCATGTTGTTGCTGCACGACATCGTCCTAATTTTGTGCGATTGCTCGGTTTTGTGAGTATATAGTTCTTGTTCACAGAAGTATGATCTTGGCAAAAGTCTCTCCCTTCCTCACATTGATTGCCTTAAACAACTTACAGGAAACATAGTCAAGGATAAGGCATACATAAATAATACGAAGAATAATTGAATTCTGCATTCCTTTGAATGGTTGATTATGTGAATTTGCTGGTTGTCATATTGGGAAATGCTTTCACGCGAGCTCTGAAAGAAGGTTCCTAGTTAGGATCTATGACAGAGTTTGCAAGATTGAATTTATCTGATCGAGGATTGTGGCATCCTGCAAAATTTAAGAGTGctaaaatcttaataaaattagaGTATTAAAAATGCAGCATAATAAATCACAGTAAGCCTTGAACTTGACTCAAAATACCTTATAATCTGTTTCAAGCTATCTCAAGGAGCAATGTAATCATACACATGATATATGTGTACATTTAATTTAGCCTTTGATATCTAGATTAAGAAAGAGAAGTCAATTATGTGTGCATAAGGATGGCCAAAGAAATCTGCAAATAAGAAAATCGGTCAAATTCAAAGCATCCTAGTATTTTCCCATTAAATCAATTGAAGGTGTGTAACTTCCTTAAAATATGAAGGGAGCCGTTCATCAAGGAGATATCAGAGATTTATTTTTAAGGCTGAATCTGTTCTAAATTTTTGGTATTGCGGACTTATTTTTATAGGTTTTATGGTCTAATTTTATAGCGGACATCCTAATAAATAATCTGGTATCTAGTGTGCCATCAATACAATGTATTTGATCCCTATTCTGTTCCTTCTTCAGACTGCTAGGGCATGCTATAAATAAGATCATATGGTCTTCTGACCTGGATTGTGATTTTAGTGCTTTCAAAAGTTATTACAGCCATGCCTAACGGGAAGCCCGCACTAACAATTAAAATGCTAGCTCAAATGTTGTGTCTTATTTAGGCTGTGATATTTGGAATTAAAAGCATGTACCAATTGCAGGCTCAGGATGTTACTTTTGCCATGGAAGCATCAAGGAAATCACGGAATGCTTTTGCAGCTGCTAATTCAAGCCTAGGTGTGGGCAAGAATGCAGAAGGTATCTCCTCTATCAAAAAGGCTCTTGATTTTAGCTTTCAAGATGTGGAAGGGTTACTTCGTTTGGTACGGGTTGCTGTGGAGGCCATTAATCGTTAAAGAATCCATTTTATTGAGAAGGTGATTCTAGTCAGTTATGAACATGTGTTTCTTGGTCATGTACAAAATCTCAACTCTGACAAAAAACAGTCTGAAATTATGGAGGGCAAGGTTTATTTGTTGGCTCTCGAATCAATCTTGTCAACAGGTGAAGCTAGTACTGTCTCTATAGATATGGCTGCTGTGGACAGTGAAATGAAAGTCTCAGTTTACAGTCAGGAATTTGGTTGCTCTCTGTTGTTTACAAACATAAAATCCTTGCAATCCTCGAGACAACGTGGAGGCCCTCAGAAGCAAGGTTCTGTAATGCAGATTCTGAGCTATATTGATATTTAGAACGATGCTACTTCCAGATTATAAGATGATGATATAATAGGTGGATATGGATAGATTTAGAAGTTTGAAACTATTTGCGCTCTCTTATGTCCTTTTCTCATTCCGGAGGgtttattattttgtcaatCTGTACATGTGTAAAGTTGTAACTGCTGGAAAGAGGAAGTTGTGGATTTTGTATTACTGCAATCATGCTTCTATAGTGGTTCTGCATTTTCTTCCCCTTTCCAATCTCTTCCCGGAAATTAAAGTCAAAGAGAGCCAAACTAAAGTGAGCATTTCTTCTTAATACCAGAACATTCGTGTTCCTgaatcctttttattttatttctcaatgGCCACTATTTTCCTGATTTGAATATTGTCTCATGCAGGTTGTCTTGTACAATGTTG
The sequence above is drawn from the Vigna radiata var. radiata cultivar VC1973A chromosome 3, Vradiata_ver6, whole genome shotgun sequence genome and encodes:
- the LOC106757564 gene encoding uncharacterized protein LOC106757564; translated protein: MISAGGRDAIKGLGLGLGLGLGAGRREMVESELEEGEACSFQNHEDYDATVDPDVALSYIDEKIQDVLGHFQKDFEGGLSAESLGAKYGGYGSFLPTYQRSPVWSHPRTPQKNHSQNTPKSPNNLLPEGGQGDAVQCSTGTQSSRLGPGSGNSLRMAANKGLYLEDGTHQEKYSITTNVDTSTSKHESLNKKFASTSDQKPLKVRIKMGPDNLSTRKNAAIYSEIGLDVSPSSSLDDSPSESEGISRDPHETPFESPTIILQIMTDLPQLLSPLSESIIELTIKEMRAKDSIPGLVHMDDAESFDMSLNESNNVKVDRKLSRGNGRKMKSLEGCESSMEVKGSTKKNGRIDAGVLSRKEQSTDASTMEELVSNTMKLPLLSSSYSFSDDLVRADDEPCDSLKETHKVMVREKTFSGQGQKEGLEPTSTEVNGFSERTKGSSRRKVVGDKVPFDDYIVKENSQGDNNCHSIMAESNVSKVRTASNTEEPPKKANQRGSLSEQDSMAIPVVTEHPVQVGKKKAKGSHDTVVMEREKEKIGSSSAPKTKRSSDDSSASKNENEDVRAQKSLGKTRDTYRDFFGELEDEEDRIDSLETPFEEKPKEPEVAERSAPTTSSGAKERPGAKKADKLLTAEIYPKSATNIWCTGNANGTDAESGKGIPVMIPPVEMEDNWVQCDRCHKWRLLPVGTNPDNLPEKWLCSMLNWLPDMNRCSFSEDETTKALIALYQGPPFDGQSNLQNVSGSVMVGGAMPTSQNPNQYQLNNDVHVAPGGKKKFVKEIPNSTNKENFSQSSYPMKKNFTSAVKSRSLNDVNKSPVMSEADVPSEKHKNKHRTQEHSSDRGDTKNMKVKSRRDHDQDFPRPSKKSKTDKAHSTNEEWVEQSGTTRKVGVQSSNSTFPTTSVGKDRPRQKSHSSSRDSKSRKDRIPVSAENTRDKGQGSLDEGSLDLGNCDSIGSVKKRKLKGYQDAITYSPGNPRIQESKTSEHDFSDSRKEKKAKSSKSGGKESSTSKGSGRTDKKVSHAKNQKFRQNPESSLSQRSLDGMDCSKRDLGSLQVSVAATSSSSKVSGSHKTKASFQEVKGSPVESVSSSPIRVLNPDKLSNKEIIGKDDSRDVAALDSPRRCSNRDDDGGSDRSGTARKDKSFTIANRPDFQDKGVNFSDTKLKAETTSYCTNGGVDTIVPDGTYAGKEHIKHPGEDKTDVYHANMSHTRKNGIESGLEDNNDGCKSESHADKVKNASSSSQLKNQSPLGETKHKDGKNKLQEKFGIKPDQSENIHGVKKDYAEKIEARKKENHLNRGHDFQDVSVDVLCKQDAFHAPPQTQLPDSDRSTKRSLLERTGDQEVHGKGKLLSSLPSEGSQVETSGRCPRPVGLHKGNGDVEVDPSKVDDVSKLPKRQSKKTDHQNGNQQTGSRNPVLNGHRSKELDAPSPVRRDSYSHAANNAVKEAKDLKHLADRLKHSGSTGESTSLYFQAALKFLHGASLLESGNSDNSKHSEMIQSKQMYSSTAKLCEFCAHEYEKSKDMASAALAYKCMEVAYMRVVYSSHTSASRDRHELHNTLQMIPLGESPSSSASDVDNVNNSTAAEKVVTISKSVNSPQVAGNHVVAARHRPNFVRLLGFAQDVTFAMEASRKSRNAFAAANSSLGVGKNAEGISSIKKALDFSFQDVEGLLRLVRVAVEAINR